Proteins from a genomic interval of Kitasatospora herbaricolor:
- a CDS encoding cytochrome b/b6 domain-containing protein, whose amino-acid sequence MTSTPGSDAPTDATTPPPADRFARFARAERWVHRGTSALMLTCLVTAACLYVPDLAQLVGRRRLVVVVHEWAGLLLPVPLLLGLGSRALRADLSRLGRFAPQDGEWLRAVRRRSPRRPAGKFNAGQKLYAAWIAGAALVMLGTGLLMWFTHLAPLVWRTGATFVHDWLALAVGLVVLGHIWMAVRDPEARRGMRTGTVDRLWAVREHPDWDGDGPAGRGR is encoded by the coding sequence ATGACGTCGACGCCTGGGTCGGACGCTCCAACGGACGCGACGACGCCCCCACCGGCTGACCGGTTCGCCCGCTTCGCGCGCGCCGAGCGCTGGGTGCACCGGGGCACCTCGGCGCTGATGCTCACCTGCCTGGTGACGGCGGCCTGCCTGTACGTCCCGGATCTCGCCCAGCTGGTCGGCCGGCGGCGGCTGGTGGTCGTCGTGCACGAGTGGGCGGGACTGCTGCTGCCCGTCCCGCTGCTGCTCGGCCTGGGCTCGCGGGCGCTGCGCGCCGACCTCTCCCGGCTGGGGCGCTTCGCCCCGCAGGACGGCGAGTGGCTGCGGGCGGTGCGCCGCCGCTCCCCGCGCCGCCCGGCCGGGAAGTTCAACGCCGGGCAGAAGCTGTACGCGGCCTGGATCGCGGGGGCGGCCCTGGTGATGCTCGGCACCGGGCTGCTGATGTGGTTCACCCACCTCGCGCCGCTGGTCTGGCGGACCGGCGCCACCTTCGTCCACGACTGGCTGGCGCTGGCGGTCGGCCTGGTGGTGCTGGGGCACATCTGGATGGCCGTCCGCGACCCGGAGGCCCGGCGCGGCATGCGCACCGGGACGGTCGACCGGCTCTGGGCGGTGCGCGAGCACCCGGACTGGGACGGCGACGGGCCCGCCGGCCGGGGGCGCTGA
- a CDS encoding molybdopterin-dependent oxidoreductase gives MNDSPAGDGTPPRPGPPRQGPPGPGPSAAPGSPAGPAGPAGRGAPVGRRVILGMLGLGVAGVAAGPYLQRAADTVVSKVSEKDPTGLTGLLPGGGFRYYSVVASVPTRTAEDYTLTVDGLVDRPGTLRLADLQAMPQTRIVHDVQCVTGWRVPGTPFEGVRLSHLLDAAGVRPGATAVRFTCFDGSYTESLTLDQARRDDVLVALRMQDGPVTHEHGGPVRLYVAPMYFYKSAKWLSGITLTSTVQPGYWEHYGYDVDAWVGRSNGRDDAPTG, from the coding sequence GTGAACGACAGTCCCGCCGGTGACGGCACGCCGCCCAGGCCAGGTCCGCCCAGGCAGGGCCCGCCCGGGCCGGGCCCGTCCGCGGCACCCGGCTCCCCGGCCGGGCCCGCCGGGCCGGCCGGCCGCGGCGCGCCCGTCGGGCGCCGCGTGATCCTCGGCATGCTGGGCCTGGGCGTCGCCGGTGTCGCGGCCGGGCCCTACCTGCAGCGGGCGGCCGACACGGTGGTGTCGAAGGTCAGCGAGAAGGACCCGACCGGCCTGACCGGCCTGCTGCCGGGCGGCGGGTTCCGCTACTACTCGGTGGTCGCCTCCGTCCCCACCCGCACGGCCGAGGACTACACCCTCACCGTTGACGGCCTGGTCGACCGGCCGGGCACCCTGCGCCTCGCCGACCTGCAGGCGATGCCGCAGACCAGGATCGTGCACGACGTCCAGTGCGTCACCGGCTGGCGGGTGCCCGGCACCCCGTTCGAGGGGGTGCGGCTGTCGCACCTGCTGGACGCCGCCGGGGTCCGCCCCGGGGCCACCGCGGTGCGCTTCACCTGCTTCGACGGCAGCTACACCGAGAGCCTCACCCTCGACCAGGCGCGCCGCGACGACGTCCTGGTCGCGCTGCGGATGCAGGACGGCCCGGTGACCCACGAGCACGGCGGCCCGGTGCGGCTCTACGTGGCACCCATGTACTTCTACAAGTCCGCGAAGTGGCTCTCGGGCATCACCCTCACCTCCACCGTCCAACCCGGCTACTGGGAGCACTACGGCTATGACGTCGACGCCTGGGTCGGACGCTCCAACGGACGCGACGACGCCCCCACCGGCTGA
- a CDS encoding carbohydrate ABC transporter permease — protein MALTAPRRASAPGRHLGTPLSTAARYLAALAVVGVTAVPLLFVVLGGFRTNAQINAHPTGWPHPWVFSNYTRILGSSSFWRFLFNSTIIAVTATALTVVLGAMAAYALSRYVFRGREGLYTLFAVGLLFPLGVASLPVYLLLRQLHLLETWYGVALPQAAFGLPVTIVVLRPFMAAIPGEIEDAAAVDGCTRLGFFWRILLPLARPALVTVAVLAFLGSWNGYQLPLLVFNDQSHFTLPLGVATFQSQYSQDTASILAFTALSMLPALAFFVFAERRIVGGMTGAVKG, from the coding sequence ATGGCCCTCACCGCCCCACGCCGGGCGTCCGCGCCCGGCCGCCACCTCGGCACCCCGCTCTCCACCGCCGCCCGCTACCTGGCCGCGCTGGCCGTGGTCGGCGTCACCGCCGTGCCGCTGCTCTTCGTCGTCCTGGGAGGCTTCCGCACCAACGCCCAGATCAACGCCCACCCGACGGGCTGGCCGCACCCCTGGGTGTTCTCCAACTACACCAGGATCCTCGGCTCGTCGTCCTTCTGGCGGTTCCTGTTCAACAGCACGATCATCGCGGTGACCGCGACCGCCCTGACCGTGGTGCTGGGAGCGATGGCGGCCTACGCGCTGTCGCGGTACGTCTTCCGCGGCCGGGAAGGCCTGTACACGCTGTTCGCCGTCGGGCTGCTCTTCCCGCTGGGCGTCGCCTCCCTGCCGGTCTACCTGCTGCTGCGCCAGCTCCACCTGCTGGAGACCTGGTACGGGGTGGCCCTGCCGCAGGCGGCCTTCGGGCTGCCGGTGACGATCGTCGTGCTGCGCCCGTTCATGGCGGCGATCCCGGGCGAGATCGAGGACGCCGCCGCGGTGGACGGCTGCACCCGGCTGGGCTTCTTCTGGCGGATCCTGCTGCCGCTGGCCCGCCCGGCGCTGGTCACCGTCGCGGTCCTGGCGTTCCTCGGCAGCTGGAACGGCTACCAGCTTCCGCTGCTGGTCTTCAACGACCAGTCCCACTTCACGCTGCCGCTCGGCGTGGCTACCTTCCAGTCCCAGTACTCGCAGGACACCGCGAGCATCCTGGCCTTCACGGCCCTCTCGATGCTGCCGGCCCTGGCGTTCTTCGTCTTCGCCGAGCGCCGGATCGTCGGCGGGATGACCGGGGCGGTCAAGGGCTGA
- a CDS encoding SHOCT domain-containing protein, translating into MFGPMRPIRPLRVRRPVGAPLVRGLVVGGAVYAAGRAARPAEGAGRPARPPYPAPVPGPDAPGAAGPAAAPGPDLADKLTELGRMVGQGLLTPEEFSTAKALLLGA; encoded by the coding sequence GTGTTCGGACCCATGCGCCCGATCCGCCCGCTGCGGGTCCGCCGGCCGGTAGGGGCCCCGCTGGTCCGCGGGCTGGTGGTGGGCGGCGCGGTGTACGCGGCCGGCCGGGCCGCCCGCCCGGCGGAGGGGGCCGGCCGGCCGGCCCGGCCGCCGTACCCGGCGCCCGTCCCGGGCCCGGACGCCCCCGGCGCCGCCGGCCCCGCCGCGGCGCCCGGGCCCGACCTGGCCGACAAGCTGACCGAGCTCGGCCGGATGGTCGGGCAGGGCCTGCTCACCCCCGAGGAGTTCAGCACCGCGAAGGCCCTGCTGCTCGGCGCCTGA
- a CDS encoding DUF6325 family protein codes for MGPAELLVLTFPQETITIEAAAALAKLSTGGDIRVIDSLVVTRRPDGETTYGELADFEHLDGVVPGGGAELPLIGPEDAQEAAELLEPGSVALIVLIEHVWAQAAADALRAVGGRIASGVRIPPENIEEAVRAAEARRAAGK; via the coding sequence ATGGGGCCGGCCGAACTGCTCGTCCTGACGTTCCCGCAGGAGACCATCACCATCGAGGCCGCGGCGGCCCTGGCCAAACTGAGCACCGGCGGCGACATCAGGGTGATCGACTCCCTGGTGGTCACCCGCCGCCCCGACGGCGAGACCACGTACGGCGAGCTCGCCGACTTCGAGCACCTCGACGGGGTGGTCCCCGGCGGCGGCGCCGAACTCCCGCTGATCGGACCGGAGGACGCCCAGGAGGCGGCCGAACTGCTGGAGCCGGGATCGGTGGCGCTGATCGTCCTGATCGAGCACGTCTGGGCGCAGGCCGCCGCCGACGCCCTGCGGGCGGTCGGCGGGCGGATCGCCTCCGGGGTGCGGATCCCGCCGGAGAACATCGAAGAGGCCGTCCGTGCCGCCGAGGCGCGCCGTGCGGCCGGGAAGTGA
- a CDS encoding ABC transporter substrate-binding protein, translating to MSIRRRTYGALVMAASLALVTACGSGGSTGSDAAGGATTWWHNGTQDPLKSVWERAAAAYEKAHPGAKLDVVPIQNEQFPTKVPLALQSDNPPGVYFNQGGGLLATQAASGRVADITDRTKSWIKDLGAAAQGWASDGKQYGVPYASHVVGFWYRKDLFAKAGITKAPATMDELKSAVTALKAAGTVPIALGGKDRWPDAFYYNYFAVRECSVETLKSSVAKAKFTDQCFTRAGQDVIDLIALKPFQPGFNGTPAQQGTGSSAGMVAAGQAAMELQGDWNPGVMQGLTSDPSYKAELGWFPFPSIAGAAGDPSVALGGGDGFSCTTKQADACVDLLKYLTSAEVQTDLISSGAATIPVNPAAEAAIKDPVVKEVFSYNSKASYVQVYFDVALPTAAGQALNDAVANLFAGQGDAGSVARAVNSAG from the coding sequence ATGTCCATTCGCAGACGTACGTACGGCGCCCTGGTCATGGCGGCGTCCCTCGCCCTGGTCACGGCCTGCGGCAGCGGCGGCAGCACCGGGTCGGACGCCGCCGGCGGCGCGACGACCTGGTGGCACAACGGCACCCAGGACCCGCTGAAGTCGGTCTGGGAGCGTGCCGCCGCGGCCTACGAGAAGGCCCACCCGGGTGCGAAGCTCGACGTGGTCCCGATCCAGAACGAGCAGTTCCCCACCAAGGTCCCGCTCGCCCTGCAGTCGGACAACCCGCCGGGCGTCTACTTCAACCAGGGCGGCGGCCTGCTGGCGACCCAGGCCGCGTCCGGCCGGGTCGCGGACATCACCGACCGCACCAAGAGCTGGATCAAGGACCTCGGAGCGGCGGCCCAGGGCTGGGCCTCGGACGGCAAGCAGTACGGCGTCCCCTACGCCTCGCACGTGGTCGGCTTCTGGTACCGCAAGGACCTGTTCGCCAAGGCCGGCATCACCAAGGCACCGGCCACCATGGACGAACTGAAGTCCGCCGTCACCGCGCTGAAGGCCGCCGGCACCGTCCCGATCGCCCTCGGCGGCAAGGACCGCTGGCCCGACGCCTTCTACTACAACTACTTCGCCGTCCGCGAGTGCAGTGTCGAGACGCTCAAGTCCTCGGTGGCGAAGGCGAAGTTCACCGATCAGTGCTTCACCAGGGCGGGCCAGGACGTGATCGACCTGATCGCCCTCAAGCCCTTCCAGCCCGGTTTCAACGGGACACCCGCCCAGCAGGGCACCGGCAGCTCGGCCGGCATGGTCGCCGCCGGCCAGGCGGCGATGGAACTGCAGGGTGACTGGAACCCGGGCGTGATGCAGGGCCTGACCTCCGACCCCTCCTACAAGGCCGAGCTCGGCTGGTTCCCCTTCCCCTCGATCGCCGGAGCGGCGGGCGACCCGTCGGTCGCGCTCGGCGGCGGTGACGGCTTCTCCTGCACCACCAAGCAGGCCGACGCCTGCGTGGACCTGCTCAAGTACCTGACCAGCGCCGAGGTGCAGACCGACCTGATCAGCTCCGGGGCGGCCACCATCCCGGTCAACCCGGCGGCGGAGGCCGCGATCAAGGACCCGGTGGTCAAGGAGGTCTTCAGCTACAACTCCAAGGCGAGCTACGTCCAGGTGTACTTCGACGTCGCGCTGCCCACGGCGGCCGGCCAGGCTCTGAACGACGCCGTGGCGAACCTCTTCGCCGGCCAGGGGGACGCCGGATCGGTCGCCCGGGCCGTGAACTCGGCAGGCTGA
- a CDS encoding glycoside hydrolase family 3 N-terminal domain-containing protein translates to MAIHPSPPVPVPAAAGAWRDPSLAPQARVDDLIGRMTLEEKTAQLYGVWVGADSAGDGVAPHQNAMCDPVDLPALIPRGLGQLTRPFGTAPVDPAVGALALSRAQQQVVAAGRFGIPALAHEECLAGFTTWGATAYPVPLAWGATFDPGLVAEMAYRIGRDMRGVGVHQGLAPVLDVVRDLRWGRVEETIGEDPYLVGTIGTAYVRGLRSAGIVATLKHFAGYSASAGARNLAPVRAGAREMADVVLPPFEMAVHEGGADSVMHSYSEVDGVPAAADPELLTGLLRDTWGFDGTVVADYFGIGFLETLHRVAADRPDSARLALTAGVDVELPTVRAYGEALIGAVRGGAVAEGLVDRALRRVLLQKCRLGLLDHDWSPLPPALRAADGPTDPEAVRGSVDLDPPHNRALARRLAEQSVVLLANRDGALPLAGAGRIAVVGPRADDPFAMLGCYSFPGHVGVSHPEVPLGIAIPTVLEAVRAEFPAAEVTFAPGCDVDGADTSDLPAAVAAARAADVCVAVLGDRAGLFGRGTSGEGCDAADLSLPGVQAQLLDALLATGTPVVLVLLTGRPYALGRWAGRTAAVVQAFFPGEEGGPAVAGVLSGRVNPSGRLPVGVPHGPGGQPWTYLQPPLGLANEVSNLDPTPLFPFGHGLSYSSFDWEPGPAGTGDLPTDGSTDVEVTVRNTGDRDGAEVVQLYLHDPVAQTTRPDMRLVGYAKVPLSAGEARRVRFRFHADLASFTGRAGRRIVEPGALELRLAASSTDVRHTVRLDLTGPERTVDHRRRLICDVSLD, encoded by the coding sequence ATGGCGATCCATCCGAGCCCTCCCGTGCCCGTACCCGCGGCCGCGGGTGCCTGGCGCGATCCCTCGCTCGCCCCGCAGGCCCGGGTCGACGACCTGATCGGCCGGATGACCCTGGAGGAGAAGACGGCCCAGCTGTACGGCGTCTGGGTGGGGGCCGACTCCGCGGGGGACGGCGTCGCCCCGCACCAGAACGCGATGTGCGACCCCGTCGACCTCCCGGCCCTGATCCCCCGCGGCCTCGGGCAGCTGACCCGGCCCTTCGGCACCGCGCCGGTGGACCCGGCGGTGGGCGCCCTCGCCCTGTCCCGCGCCCAGCAGCAGGTCGTCGCCGCGGGGCGGTTCGGCATCCCCGCCCTCGCGCACGAGGAGTGCCTGGCGGGCTTCACCACCTGGGGTGCCACCGCCTACCCCGTCCCGCTCGCCTGGGGCGCCACCTTCGATCCGGGCCTGGTCGCCGAGATGGCCTACCGGATCGGCCGGGACATGCGCGGCGTCGGCGTGCACCAAGGGCTCGCCCCGGTGCTCGACGTGGTCCGCGACCTGCGCTGGGGCCGGGTGGAGGAGACCATCGGCGAGGACCCGTACCTGGTGGGCACCATCGGGACGGCCTACGTCCGCGGCCTCCGGTCGGCCGGGATCGTCGCCACCCTGAAGCACTTCGCCGGCTACTCGGCCTCGGCGGGCGCGCGCAACCTGGCGCCGGTCCGGGCCGGCGCGCGGGAGATGGCCGACGTCGTGCTGCCGCCCTTCGAGATGGCCGTCCACGAGGGCGGCGCCGACTCGGTGATGCACTCCTACTCCGAGGTCGACGGCGTCCCCGCCGCCGCCGACCCGGAACTGCTGACCGGACTGCTCCGCGACACCTGGGGCTTCGACGGCACGGTGGTCGCGGACTACTTCGGGATCGGGTTCCTGGAGACCCTGCACCGGGTCGCCGCGGACCGCCCCGACTCCGCCCGCCTCGCCCTGACCGCCGGCGTCGACGTCGAACTCCCCACCGTCCGCGCCTACGGCGAGGCGCTGATCGGGGCGGTCCGGGGCGGGGCCGTCGCCGAGGGGCTCGTCGACCGGGCGCTGCGCCGCGTGCTGCTGCAGAAGTGCCGGCTCGGGCTGCTCGACCACGACTGGTCCCCGCTGCCGCCCGCGCTCCGGGCCGCGGACGGGCCCACCGACCCGGAGGCGGTCCGCGGCAGCGTCGACCTCGACCCGCCGCACAACCGGGCGCTGGCCCGGCGGCTGGCCGAGCAGTCGGTCGTACTGCTCGCCAACCGGGACGGAGCGCTGCCGCTGGCCGGAGCCGGCCGGATCGCCGTGGTGGGACCGCGGGCCGACGACCCCTTCGCGATGCTGGGCTGCTACTCCTTCCCCGGCCATGTCGGGGTCTCGCACCCTGAGGTGCCGCTGGGCATCGCGATCCCGACCGTGCTGGAGGCGGTCCGGGCCGAGTTCCCCGCCGCCGAGGTGACGTTCGCGCCGGGCTGCGACGTCGACGGGGCCGACACCTCGGACCTCCCGGCCGCCGTGGCCGCCGCCCGCGCCGCGGACGTCTGCGTGGCCGTGCTCGGCGACCGGGCCGGACTGTTCGGTCGGGGCACCTCCGGCGAGGGCTGCGACGCGGCCGACCTCTCGCTGCCCGGCGTCCAGGCGCAGCTGCTGGACGCGCTGCTGGCCACCGGCACCCCCGTCGTGCTGGTGCTGCTGACCGGCCGGCCGTACGCGCTGGGCCGCTGGGCCGGCCGTACGGCGGCCGTGGTGCAGGCGTTCTTCCCGGGGGAGGAGGGCGGTCCGGCCGTGGCCGGGGTCCTCTCCGGCCGGGTGAACCCGTCCGGCCGGCTGCCGGTCGGTGTCCCGCACGGACCGGGCGGTCAGCCGTGGACGTACCTGCAGCCGCCGCTCGGCCTGGCCAACGAGGTCAGCAACCTCGACCCGACGCCGCTCTTCCCCTTCGGGCACGGGCTCTCGTACAGCTCGTTCGACTGGGAGCCGGGCCCGGCGGGCACCGGGGACCTGCCCACCGACGGCAGCACGGACGTCGAGGTCACCGTCCGCAACACCGGTGACCGTGACGGCGCCGAGGTGGTGCAGCTCTACCTGCACGATCCGGTCGCCCAGACGACCCGCCCGGACATGCGTCTGGTCGGGTACGCGAAGGTGCCGCTGTCCGCCGGCGAGGCCCGGCGGGTGCGCTTCCGCTTCCACGCCGACCTGGCCTCCTTCACCGGGCGGGCGGGCCGGCGGATCGTGGAGCCGGGCGCGCTGGAGCTGCGGCTGGCGGCCTCCAGCACCGATGTCCGCCACACCGTCCGGCTGGACCTGACCGGACCGGAGCGGACCGTCGACCACCGGCGGCGGCTGATCTGCGACGTCTCGCTCGACTGA
- a CDS encoding NUDIX hydrolase has translation MTDHTTPAAGLPDAAPAGASPVPADPAEELLDVVDAQDRVTGTAPRREVYRLGLTHRCVFILVRNPQGRIFVHRRTDTKMFAPGAYDMFVGGVVGAGETYEVAAVREAEEELGVSGVRPRPLFKYLFEQGRLSWWCDVYEAVWDGPVAPQVEEVAWHDWLTEAELAARLTEWDFVPDGREAYRRYLEFAAS, from the coding sequence ATGACCGACCACACCACGCCCGCCGCCGGCCTGCCGGACGCCGCCCCCGCCGGGGCGTCCCCGGTTCCCGCCGATCCCGCCGAAGAACTGCTGGACGTCGTCGACGCGCAGGACCGGGTGACCGGCACGGCGCCGCGCCGCGAGGTCTACCGGCTGGGGCTGACCCACCGCTGCGTCTTCATCCTGGTCCGGAACCCGCAGGGGCGGATCTTCGTGCACCGGCGCACGGACACCAAGATGTTCGCGCCCGGGGCGTACGACATGTTCGTCGGCGGCGTGGTCGGCGCCGGGGAGACCTACGAGGTCGCGGCGGTGCGCGAGGCCGAGGAGGAGCTCGGGGTGAGCGGCGTCCGGCCGCGCCCGCTCTTCAAGTACCTCTTCGAGCAGGGCCGGCTCTCCTGGTGGTGCGACGTGTACGAGGCCGTCTGGGACGGCCCGGTCGCGCCGCAGGTGGAGGAGGTCGCCTGGCACGACTGGCTGACCGAGGCGGAGCTGGCGGCGCGGCTCACCGAGTGGGACTTCGTGCCGGACGGCCGGGAGGCCTACCGGCGCTACCTGGAGTTCGCCGCCTCCTGA
- a CDS encoding nuclear transport factor 2 family protein yields MAIAVDKLSDPAVRALVAAINAGDRAAFHDTLAPGATMSDDGSDRDLDDWTEREIFSSRGHMDVRSESSAGRALIADYRNDTWGEMRTAWRFTVDGGKITRFETGQA; encoded by the coding sequence ATGGCCATCGCCGTTGACAAACTGTCGGACCCGGCGGTCCGCGCCCTGGTAGCCGCGATCAACGCGGGTGACCGGGCGGCGTTCCACGACACCCTCGCGCCGGGCGCGACGATGTCCGACGACGGGAGCGACCGCGACCTCGACGACTGGACCGAGCGGGAGATCTTCTCCTCGCGCGGGCACATGGACGTCCGGTCGGAGTCCTCCGCGGGACGGGCGCTGATCGCCGACTACCGCAACGACACCTGGGGCGAGATGCGCACCGCCTGGCGGTTCACGGTCGACGGCGGGAAGATCACCCGCTTCGAGACCGGCCAGGCCTGA
- a CDS encoding carbohydrate ABC transporter permease yields the protein MTTLDHADAARTGARPGPPGAVAAAPKGRKGTGRRLSVRSRWELALLLTPALVLFVLFVLVSIAAAVYYSFFDWNGFGPPTKLVGFANYTKALADPMFQGAVRHNLQFAALSVVVQLPLTLGLALLLNGRLRGRAVLRLIAFTPYVLSEAITAVAWLVMLQPGGAVDQGLRGVGLDGLVHEWLADQHLVLYTLFVVATWKYIGFGVILLLAGLQGVPAELREAAALDGATQWQTTRKVVLPLLGPTIRIWIFLSVIGSLQLFELVWIMTLGGPAGSSATMATYVIDRGFRRYQFGYGSAVAVLLFAVCFVFALLYQRFALRRDTAGALSGRVD from the coding sequence ATGACCACCCTCGACCACGCGGACGCCGCCCGCACCGGCGCCCGCCCGGGACCGCCCGGCGCAGTCGCGGCGGCGCCGAAGGGCAGGAAGGGCACCGGACGCCGGCTGAGCGTCCGCAGCCGCTGGGAGCTGGCCCTGCTGCTCACCCCGGCGCTGGTGCTGTTCGTCCTGTTCGTGCTGGTGTCCATCGCGGCGGCCGTCTACTACAGCTTCTTCGACTGGAACGGCTTCGGGCCGCCGACCAAGCTGGTGGGCTTCGCCAACTACACCAAGGCCCTGGCCGACCCGATGTTCCAGGGCGCCGTCCGGCACAACCTGCAGTTCGCCGCCCTGTCGGTCGTGGTCCAGCTGCCGCTGACGCTGGGGCTCGCCCTGCTGCTCAACGGCCGCCTCCGCGGCCGGGCGGTCCTGCGGCTGATCGCCTTCACCCCGTACGTGCTCTCCGAGGCGATCACGGCCGTCGCCTGGCTGGTGATGCTCCAGCCGGGCGGCGCGGTGGACCAGGGCCTGCGCGGCGTCGGCCTGGACGGCCTGGTGCACGAGTGGCTCGCCGACCAGCACCTGGTGCTCTACACCCTGTTCGTCGTCGCCACCTGGAAGTACATCGGCTTCGGCGTGATCCTCTTGCTGGCCGGCCTGCAAGGGGTACCGGCCGAGCTGCGCGAGGCGGCCGCCCTGGACGGCGCCACGCAGTGGCAGACGACGCGCAAGGTCGTCCTGCCGCTGCTGGGCCCGACCATCCGGATCTGGATCTTCCTGTCGGTGATCGGATCCCTGCAACTGTTCGAACTGGTCTGGATCATGACGCTCGGAGGCCCGGCCGGCTCGTCCGCCACGATGGCCACCTACGTCATCGACCGCGGCTTCCGCCGGTACCAGTTCGGGTACGGCAGCGCGGTCGCGGTGCTCCTGTTCGCGGTCTGCTTCGTCTTCGCCCTGCTCTACCAGCGCTTCGCGTTGCGACGCGACACCGCCGGAGCCCTGTCCGGAAGGGTCGACTGA
- a CDS encoding serine hydrolase domain-containing protein yields the protein MGHVGEGGAVEIWGETAEGFEPVREAFTRNFREYGELGAAFALYVRGRKVVDLWGGDSRPEVGGRPAPAVPWTADTAQVLRSVTKGLTAAAALHLAERGLLDLDAPVASYWPEFAAEGKGRLPVHWLLSHQAGLPALDVPLRLEDVLTWEPAAAAVAAQAPAWEPGTAHGYHPYTFGWLVGEVIRRVSGRTVGQYFAEEIARPLGLDLWIGLPSGAAPRVGRLVDLPAPEAAQAGPSGLRVRPKQAVVDAYRDPASLTARAFASVRSVVNLNDPAVQAAEIPGAGGIGTARSLARFYAALIGAADRDGWASGGPSAASGWEMPPRPLLGPALLARAIGPAVSGPDKVLIVNSTFGLGFFRHGPTSLMGSPASFGHPGRGGSLGFADPELGIGFGYVTNGMQPGVTGDIRSRTLIKAVRDCLAATGGA from the coding sequence ATGGGACACGTCGGAGAAGGTGGCGCGGTGGAGATCTGGGGCGAGACGGCCGAGGGCTTCGAGCCGGTGCGCGAGGCGTTCACCCGGAACTTCCGCGAGTACGGCGAACTCGGCGCGGCCTTCGCGCTGTACGTGCGCGGCCGCAAGGTGGTCGACCTCTGGGGCGGCGACTCCCGCCCCGAGGTCGGCGGACGGCCCGCGCCGGCCGTGCCCTGGACGGCCGACACCGCCCAGGTGCTCCGCTCCGTCACCAAGGGCCTGACCGCGGCCGCCGCCCTGCACCTGGCCGAACGCGGGCTGCTCGACCTGGACGCGCCGGTCGCCTCCTACTGGCCCGAGTTCGCCGCCGAGGGCAAGGGCCGGCTGCCGGTGCACTGGCTGCTCTCCCACCAGGCCGGACTGCCCGCCCTGGACGTGCCGCTGCGCCTGGAGGACGTCCTCACCTGGGAGCCGGCGGCCGCCGCCGTCGCCGCCCAGGCCCCCGCCTGGGAGCCCGGCACGGCGCACGGGTACCACCCCTACACCTTCGGCTGGCTGGTCGGCGAGGTGATCCGGCGGGTCAGCGGGCGCACCGTGGGCCAGTACTTCGCCGAGGAGATCGCCCGCCCGCTGGGGCTGGACCTGTGGATCGGCCTGCCGTCCGGTGCCGCGCCCCGGGTCGGCAGGCTGGTCGACCTGCCCGCCCCGGAGGCCGCCCAGGCCGGGCCCTCCGGGCTGCGGGTGCGGCCCAAGCAGGCGGTGGTGGACGCCTACCGCGACCCCGCCTCGCTGACCGCCCGGGCCTTCGCCTCGGTCCGCTCGGTGGTGAACCTCAACGACCCCGCCGTGCAGGCGGCCGAGATCCCCGGCGCCGGCGGCATCGGCACCGCCCGCTCGCTGGCCCGCTTCTACGCCGCCCTGATCGGCGCCGCCGACCGGGACGGCTGGGCCTCCGGCGGGCCCTCCGCCGCGTCCGGCTGGGAGATGCCGCCGCGCCCGCTGCTCGGGCCCGCGCTGCTGGCCCGGGCGATCGGGCCGGCCGTCAGCGGCCCGGACAAGGTCCTGATCGTCAACTCGACCTTCGGCCTCGGCTTCTTCCGGCACGGACCCACCTCGCTGATGGGGTCGCCCGCGAGCTTCGGGCACCCGGGCCGGGGCGGCTCGCTCGGCTTCGCCGACCCGGAGCTGGGGATCGGCTTCGGGTACGTGACCAACGGGATGCAGCCGGGCGTGACGGGCGACATCCGCTCCCGCACCCTGATCAAGGCCGTCCGGGACTGCCTGGCGGCGACCGGCGGGGCCTGA